The Impatiens glandulifera chromosome 3, dImpGla2.1, whole genome shotgun sequence genome contains a region encoding:
- the LOC124930562 gene encoding indole-3-pyruvate monooxygenase YUCCA6-like, translating to MDYDHLRKNTPTVFVPGPVIVGAGPSGLATAACLKERGIPSVVLERSECIASLWQLKSYDRLCLHLPKHFCELPLMSFPNDFPMYPSKGQFVNYLVGYADRFGIRPEFGQSVVKAEFDRSVGFWRVRTREKEYVCRWLVAATGENGEAVVPVIDGMGEFGGEIMHTSLYKNGDLFRDKKVLVVGCGNSGMEVCLDLCSYNARPSLVVRNKVHVLPRKMLGTSTFGLSMLLLKWLPVRLVDRLLLVVSRFILGDTARFGLNRPSAGPLELKNLSGKTPVLDVGTLAKIKTGEIMISPAIQRLSSHCVEFIDGRKEIFDAIILATGYKSNVPSWLKEKEMFSKKDGLPKKPFPNGWKGENGLYAVGFTKRGLLGASMDANRIAQDIERCWRIESKHLSSFTNSI from the exons atggATTATGATCATTTAAGAAAGAACACACCCACCGTATTCGTTCCCGGTCCGGTGATCGTCGGCGCCGGTCCTTCCGGTCTCGCCACCGCCGCCTGTCTAAAAGAAAGAGGAATACCCAGCGTTGTTCTAGAGAGATCCGAATGCATAGCTTCGTTATGGCAACTAAAGTCATACGATAGGTTATGTCTTCATTTACCTAAACACTTTTGTGAATTACCCTTAATGTCCTTTCCGAATGATTTTCCTATGTATCCTTCGAAGGGTCAATTTGTAAATTATCTTGTGGGTTATGCGGATCGGTTTGGGATTAGGCCGGAGTTTGGTCAGTCGGTGGTGAAGGCGGAGTTTGATCGGAGCGTTGGGTTTTGGCGGGTTAGGACTAGGGAGAAGGAGTATGTTTGTAGGTGGTTGGTGGCGGCGACCGGAGAAAATGGGGAGGCGGTGGTGCCGGTTATTGATGGGATGGGGGAATTTGGAGGGGAGATTATGCATACTAGTTTGTATAAGAATGGAGATTTGTTTAGAGATAAAAAGGTTTTGGTTGTTGGATGTGGGAATTCGGGTATGGAAGTTTGTTTGGATCTTTGTAGTTATAATGCAAGACCTTCGCTTGTGGTTAGAAACAAG gTACATGTCTTACCACGAAAGATGTTGGGTACGTCCACTTTCGGGCTGTCTATGTTACTACTAAAATGGCTGCCCGTGCGCCTTGTGGACAGGCTCTTGCTAGTAGTTTCCAGGTTCATTTTAGGGGACACTGCCCGATTTGGACTCAACCGCCCTTCTGCGGGTCCCTTAGAACTAAAGAACTTGTCAGGAAAGACCCCAGTCTTGGATGTAGGCACCCTTGCCAAGATCAAAACTGGAGAAATTATG ATTTCTCCAGCCATTCAACGATTGAGTTCTCATTGTGTGGAATTTATTGACGGTCGAAAGGAAATTTTCGATGCGATTATATTGGCAACAGGCTACAAAAGCAACGTACCCTCTTGGCTAAAG GAAAAAGAGATGTTTTCAAAAAAAGATGGATTGCCAAAAAAACCTTTCCCCAATGGATGGAAAGGCGAGAATGGTTTATACGCAGTAGGTTTTACAAAACGCGGATTGCTTGGCGCTTCGATGGATGCAAATAGGATTGCCCAAGATATCGAGAGGTGTTGGAGAATCGAATCCAAACACCTCTCATCTTTCACTAACTCCATTTAA